The DNA window CATATAATGGCAAGAGCAGGCCCATGACCCCTTCTGAGGCCGCCCGGAGGATGACAGCTGCAAGAAAGGAATTTGGTGTTGATCGAATGGCCATTTCTGGTGGTGAAAGTACATTGAACAGGGCGTGGCTCATCGGGTATGTGAATGCACTCAAAAGTCTTAATCCCGATGCGGATGCCGGCATTCATATCGACACGAACGGCTCCATCCTCACAAAGGATTACATTGATGAACTTATTGATGCGGGCATGACGGATATAGGAATCGATCTGAAAGGCTGCACTACGGAAACATTTATGCGAATTACCGCTGTCAAAGAGAGAGGGTTGGCCGCGCTTTATCTCTCAACGGCATGGAAAGCTGTGAGATATCTGGCCGAGCGCTATAAGGATTTAATATTCACAGGTGTGGGGATCCCTTATAATGCAAAGTTGATTTCGCTGGATGAGATCGGCCTTATAGGCAAGAAATTATATGAGATAGATCCTAAGATCCAAGTCTGCGCACTGGATTACAGACCCGAATTTGAGAGGTTCGATCTTCAAAAGCCCTCTTATGACGAAATGGTGGAAGTACACAATGTACTTAAAGATGCGGGACTCAAAACCGTTATCTGCCAGACCGATCGCGGCCACATCGGCCCTTGAGAACATGAACCGACGAAAATTCATCGATGTAGTTCGTATAATTGGCAATATTTGATTCATAAATTACTTGGAGCATAAATCATTGAAATGCAGCCTACAATTTCAAATAGCCGTCCGGGGCTAGGCTGGTTGCCAACATCACGCTGTTAATATCCAGATGCTCTGTCCAGCTTTTAGCTATCCTATTTGGGGGATTAAGCCAAAATTTCTCAATTGCTTCACCCAAACGGGCAAAACGCCTAAGGTGTTTAATCTGCGAATAGATGGGATGATTTTTATCGAACACATCCGGTTTTTCCTCAATCAATCCCTCGATCCTTTCAACCGCGTGCAATCCTATGGCCATTCCTAATTCCCGGAATGGCAGTCGGTGGTCAGCAGGAAAATTTAAGAAATGACTTAATGTGTAAGCATCCAAACCCGCCAGCGAAGATTCCAACAAATCCTTCAATAAGCCGGTATCGGTAAATCGATCTTGTACTATTAATTGCAAAATTGTGTATGCATGGCACAGAAGACCGCTGATGCCGAGGGGATCATCCGTAGCCCAATTTTTTCCTTTGCAGAGCATTTCAATATCGGCGATTTCTGAATCGAGGTCCGGCCCGGATGCATCAGAAAGCTCAACTGCCGTCGCCTGAATCTGATTGTAAGTGATTAAACCATCAAGTGGATCATGATGTCCCATGGAGGATACCAAAGGATAGGAAAGATCAATGCTCATCTTCCAGTACATCCGTTTCGATCCGGAACTTAAAACATGGACAAAGCCGGCATGGGCGGCTTTTGCAAGCTCTATGGCCCAGAGGTTGAAGATTGAGTTTCCAGTAGACCGGCTCACTCTGTTGAGAGTATGCATCCATTTGGTCAAATAATGATAGTATTGCCCGTCTCGATTCCATTCCAGATGGTCGTCGTATGGATCATCAGGCTTACGTTCGTTCATCTGCTTACCAATTCGTAATCCACCGATTGTAGGATGCTTTCTGCCTTCTTCCTCGGTGTGGCCGCTGATTCAGCCGGTTCGAGGGTCGTCTTCACGATGCCGCCCAAGTATGTAATGAACCTGATCGACCAAGCTCAAGGCTAAATTCTGCCAGCTTTCATCCCCTGTCTGTTGGTAAAGCTCAAGAAAGTTGCAAACGGCAAAAGCATCCGTCCAGAGATATCGCCGTGGGGACTTTTCAACTGTTGAAAGGCCGGTTGAATCGGAAAATTCGGTCATGATCCCTTTAACAATAGAAATGTTTGCATGTTGTTTCATATCAAATTAGATCCAAAC is part of the Candidatus Desulfatibia profunda genome and encodes:
- a CDS encoding radical SAM protein; this translates as MAEEITIQLNDESLKVPSGITVKKALQLSGYKVTKFPEKEALFVPCEVGGCWSCAVLIDGEPKPACKTLVRDGLHINTSLPEKHQPRRIIHGFTGHPVGGVGTPWRLKRVHTYIEVACFAAGCNFRCPQCQNWDITYNGKSRPMTPSEAARRMTAARKEFGVDRMAISGGESTLNRAWLIGYVNALKSLNPDADAGIHIDTNGSILTKDYIDELIDAGMTDIGIDLKGCTTETFMRITAVKERGLAALYLSTAWKAVRYLAERYKDLIFTGVGIPYNAKLISLDEIGLIGKKLYEIDPKIQVCALDYRPEFERFDLQKPSYDEMVEVHNVLKDAGLKTVICQTDRGHIGP